The Brassica rapa cultivar Chiifu-401-42 chromosome A10, CAAS_Brap_v3.01, whole genome shotgun sequence genome segment agtttataagcttttataattcaaattataaagctatataaatcattttataacaCATAAAATAAAAGTCAGTTGATAAATACTAATGACTCAACTTAGAAACccttaaaattaattttcaaactCTCATAAATCAGTTTATAAACCCGAATAAATCAGTTAATAAACTTTAAATTAGTTTATACACTTTTATAAATCAAActataaatctttataaatcattatgtAACACATAAAACAAAAGTCAGATTATTCTACTTATAAACCCTTAAATCAGTTTATAAACATGTATAACATTTATAAATCAATTCATAGACACCcttcaaaataaatttagaaacccttataaatcaatttatagaatcttataaatgtttataaactTGGTATTTCCTTTGTAAGAATTTAACAGGGTTTGTATCATTTATCAACTCTTATAAAAATGTACCCCTTAAATAAGAGTTTATATAggtttattaattgtttttaaaaaattatacattataaaaactataacaaaaattttttctaaatagtttataaacgtttgtaatttttttttgaaggatTTATAAATTGGTTTATGAGAGTTTATAAAGTGAATTATGATTactaagagtttttttttattactaagagtttatatgttaatttataggaaaattttccaaatatgactcaaaacttgaatGAAATGCATACTTATACCTAAACTtaaatcaaatgcaaaactaaccttaAAGCCTTGTGAAAATACACTCAATCctttgtgaccaaacaaaaaatcataactcatttttacgaatatagccccggTAAATCGTTTGAGTCTTCTAAGATactgaaagtcgtctggacgacttccaggtaagtcgtctagtgttgttgatcttaaaaacaatttataaattgtttaaaaaatattttgacaagtgaaaaattaaaatcatgtaattacaAACAGTTTTAAGATGTAAATTAAGatacaataaaattaaatagttttcaacatagataagTCAAAGTAGTTAATCATGATATTCTTTGATTTAGGGTTtgacaacatatgttgtagtattatatgtattcttagggttagattttggaaagattaaatatttttttgaaaaaataagtttatacctatatgtgtttatttatgtgtatagtaaacaatttttaagtttaatttgaatttatgaagtgtttacttagttaatttagtttaaatgttatgtttagggtctagacgactaacATGTAAGTAATCtagaaagtcttctattttagtttcctgcTAAAAATTTTGAAGTCTTCTGGAAGACTTACTAGTAAGTCGTCTGTGAAGTCTTCTGaatcgaaaatatttaacctaattagaattttttgtctctctatataaagaaatattttcaCATTCTCTTTCTCCTCATAAATGGCTGcaaaaaaatgtaatgttccTCATTataaaactcttcaacctctctaatctctttgaacttataaacatcaaactttatagtttatataaattgattgtttttgtctcatgtctttctcactaatttatcttgtttttgtaGGTTTTTCATCACATGGTTCTCAacttccactcatttaaagatagatctattaattttggatatgtatttttgtgtgttctataaaggtataTCTATCTAATCTTTCACTCATTTTCTCTGCTTTTAAGtgatttgaacgtttttggctatgcagatttttcagatctggatttggatatgcaggtttttcagatctggatttggatatgcaggattttcagatctggaagacttatGGGCTACAAAACTTCCAggcgacttccaggaagtcttccaggcgacttccaggaagtcttccagacgacttccaggaagtcttccagacgacttccaggaagtcttctagacgacttccaggaagtcttctgacagAGTCTTCTCTCATGTCTCCATTTCTTAATAGATTCGAGCGTTTTGGTAAATTTTATgtatgatttttcttcatttggtaacctTCTGTTGCATAAAGTTCATACATTTTTctcaaactaaaactctccaaacccacactaatctctttgacttgaaaacactaaactttatatgaatttttcatttttgtctcatgtctttctcactaatttatctttttgttgcaggtttttaatcagatggttcTCAGGGCATCATTAACCCCGATCTCGTAGACGGGGTTCTTAACttatgatttgacattttttttgtttttttgttttgtttttacatttttttgctaagagacggctcttatatctcttatttaagaaacggttcttaatttttcttagttaaaatctaaaaaaagctaagaaccgtctcttagccAAATCTAGGAACCCCAATTAAGAGACTGGGGTTAATGATGGTCTCATGTTCCACTTGGATATGtactttgtgtgttctataaaattatatctatctaatttttcactcattttttctgtttttaagccatttgaacgttttttgatatgatatgcatgtttttcagatctgggtTTGATATACATGTTTTCAGATCTGGATCAGACTTTGAAAGACTTATGGGAAGTATTCTCGGAAGTCTTGTAAAATATAATGCgctagaagacttccaggaagtcttccaaaCGACTTCAAAGAAGTCTTCCTAGAAGTCTTCTGTCGAAGTTTTCTTTCATATCAAGTGGAGTCTAAGCATGTCTTTGTAGAAGAataatctataatagttttgtttgtggtatgttttgtgatttgcaTGTGTACTCCTTTAGTTGTGacttttttgtaaatatttggatagagaccaaataaatattatcaGTGTTTTCAacatttattgttatttttaaatatttaattatggttatattgataatttttagttattttcatatttttgaatatttattagaaataaaatttataataattaatatatttaagtgtATAATTGTGATTTACATATTTTggtatctaaaatattttagttttttttttattagagtCTGGTTATCTAGATATTAAAGATCTATCTAAGTACTTAATCAGTTTTAGGGGGTGTATTGAATCTAAAATTTGAAGTGATACATTTTAGTGAATTTTTAGATGATTTTAGATGAATATTAGAATTTGGTCtgatttttgttaaactattCTAGTATATCATATAAAACCATGGGATttggatttttaattttataactaaGAAACACTTCTCAAACAccctaaaaacatttaaaacacTCAAAAATCCCCAACTTAAATTTTGTTCAATAATAGTGGATTTCAGAGTGTTTTATAAAATGACAAATTcaataacacttgattttaaaatgttttttaaaatcttcGTTTGAATAACACTggatttgtcattttaatacaaatcatgTGAAACTCTTAGTTGAATACACCCTCCTTAGTTTGTGTTTAGTATTACTTTCAAATCttgttcggttcggttcttcggatCCAAATATTTACCCATACTTATTTTCTTTTGCTAatataaagcaaaataaaattaatgcaAAACAAATATTCTTGGCTTATTTAACATACACAATTATTGGATTACACTTTAAGAATACCAATAAAAATGACCAGGCGTCGTGGCAATATTGTTGGACATCTTGTAAAATTGACGTAGTCTATAACCAATAATGTGTATattcttataaaaattattgGTAACTATTACAAAAACACGACACAGTCGAGTAAAAGAGATTAGAGTTGCATGTAAAATAATGTGATCATTTTAATTGGCACCTGAATtctatttttcaattgatttcatgaattttttttcttgtaaagcttttctgattttttctaGCAAtcttattatgtttttaattctTGGTCTGATAtgaaaatttcttttaaaaaaatcaatacttGGTTAGACTAAAGATCTGATTTTGTGTGTGATGTTTTTCTTTACATCATTTTCCTTAACTCATAACTAGTCACAATTATTTGTTGCTTTTACGTACAAAAACTTAAGCCATGACCAAGTTCGACAAGATATGAAACTTTCAATTTCTAAGAACATTCTCGTTCCAACATTTTAGTTGATACGAATTTTAATGGTTTTGTATTTCTTTCTTTATTGATTTTGGATATTAAAGTAAGTAAATAACACAATGGATTAAGACAAAACAGTACtttattgatttattaaatatatagaacacggtttttttatttagaaaaaggTGACTGAAAAATAATTGCAAAATCTGGTGGTTTATTCGAATAGAACAACAAAAGACATAATAACTTAGAGACTTAATCTTGTGGCAGGCCAGCATTTGTCCCTTCCAGCTCAGTTCTTCAATCTGCGTTTTAAAGaaagaataaacaaaattaGCGTAAGACTTTCTCCCTATGTTCAACCAGTTTCCAATAACTTTACTGATTTTTACCATGGCAAACAGGAGGGTTTTTTAGTAATGCCACAATTGGTCCCTAGAGCCTTGATTTTGGCCGTGTCAAGCCCGGACCTGGTGAAGTACGGGCAGAGACATTCAAGATTAGCGGCTTTGGCCACCTTGCAGCATTGGGGAGTGGGAGGTGGTGGGTTGTTTCCAGTGACAGCTGGACTACATTTCTTCAAGTCGTTTGTGTTGACGCCACATATGGGAATGCTCGTCGCTTCTTCAATCATCATCGCGGCGGTTACAACCATCACAAGAGCTGTGACGAGGATTTTGGTATTGTTCTTACCCATTCTATCTTCTTTTTGTTTATCTTAgccctctttttttttctctctctctcaactctATCGTGATCCCTTAAATGCAATGAGCTTCCTATATAGCAACCGTAGAGCCATATCACGGGTCTTTTGCGTCGAAAATTCGTAAGCAAGGGGACAAATGTGGTAGACCTTAGTTTCATGCATAAGTCTCCGGTAGAAATTTCTCCTTTACGCGTCTCATTAATGGGTTTTGGTCTTTGTATTTTTGCTTGCATTTGTCACTGCactcatataatatatttaaaaccaaAGCAAGAAACAAAATAGTCATAGCTATTTTGTGGTGTACCACCAGGTCTCTGGTTTGTGAACTTGTATCTGATTTAATTACAACGAGAGGTAAACTTAAGTGGTATTCAAATATACAGTTTATGCTAATTGAGCATAtccaattatttatatatttgtttatataataattagaggtaaattaattttcaatttatctctatttttgttatataacagagatttttatttttcctctataatcagagaataaataacattttttctctaCAGTTAGAAAATACTATTTTAGAAAATACACTAGGGTAAAGTTTATCTTTATTacaaattattctattttttttaaaatagataataaATTAGAGACGGTCTAAATGAAAGTTAACAAAAACTTCAAATCGTGGTATTTTTAGAAGTGTCTGGCTAAAATGTTTAAACATCGTA includes the following:
- the LOC103844974 gene encoding putative lipid-transfer protein DIR1 — encoded protein: MGKNNTKILVTALVMVVTAAMMIEEATSIPICGVNTNDLKKCSPAVTGNNPPPPTPQCCKVAKAANLECLCPYFTRSGLDTAKIKALGTNCGITKKPSCLP